The sequence GAGCACGTTCTCCATCGTGGCGCGCGACCCGCAGACGGGCGAGATCGGAGTGGCGGTGCAGTCGCACTGGTTCGCCGTCGGCCAGATCGTCCCCTGGGCCGAGGCCGGCGTGGGTGCGGTGGCGACGCAGTCATTCGTGGACCCGAGTTACGGCAAGCTGGGGCTCGATCTGATGCGGGCTGGGAAGAGCGCGCCGGAAGCACTCAAGGGACTCCTATGGTCTGATCCGAACTCCAGCGTTCGACAAGTCGCGATGATTGACTGGAACGGTCGTGTAGCTGTCTGGACAGGTGGGAAGGACGTCACATCCGCCGGTCACGTCGTCGGTGCTCGTCGTGACAAAACGGGGGAAAAGTTGGAGATCTTCTGCGGCCCACCTGGTACACGCGCATGTGT is a genomic window of Terriglobales bacterium containing:
- a CDS encoding DUF1028 domain-containing protein, whose translation is MKRLVLFLLFAATALAQMPQRPLRPVSTFSIVARDPQTGEIGVAVQSHWFAVGQIVPWAEAGVGAVATQSFVDPSYGKLGLDLMRAGKSAPEALKGLLWSDPNSSVRQVAMIDWNGRVAVWTGGKDVTSAGHVVGARRDKTGEKLEIFCGPPGTRACVGVVDYGEDFSVQANLMSNDRVWPAMAKAFEETKGDLAER